A genomic stretch from Desulfohalobium retbaense DSM 5692 includes:
- a CDS encoding dissimilatory sulfite reductase D family protein: MADEEIKQKILDELKAKSKNKSKFYFSDLQKMTGMKPREAKKIINVMVTDGDLVYWSSGSTTMYSLPGAGKQSAAEGED; the protein is encoded by the coding sequence ATGGCCGACGAAGAAATCAAACAGAAAATTCTGGATGAGTTGAAAGCGAAATCCAAAAACAAATCCAAATTCTATTTCAGTGACCTGCAGAAAATGACCGGCATGAAGCCCCGTGAAGCCAAAAAGATCATCAATGTCATGGTGACCGATGGCGATCTGGTTTATTGGTCCAGCGGGTCGACCACCATGTATAGCCTGCCCGGCGCGGGCAAGCAGTCTGCTGCTGAGGGCGAGGACTAG
- a CDS encoding cobyrinate a,c-diamide synthase translates to MSLHMPRLILAGLSGGSGKTILTLGLCRHFAQNGFVVKPFKKGPDYIDASWMALAANRSASNLDPFLMDASLIRSLFADASQGADMAVIEGNRGLFDGKDIEGSCSTAELAKTLRAPVILVVDCTKMTRTTAALVQGCHDFDPEVFLAGVVLNRTAGQRHRRIARESVERYTDVPVLGTLPKLRENPIPERHMGLVSDQEYEADGPLEELGRTIADWVDVERIRDIASSTPELPVDTGVLWPEAVTRETVRIGVVRDAALWFYYQENIKALEHAGAEIVHISLLDDADWPELHGLYLGGGFPETLAPRLSAQEGIRQRVGDLARSGLPIYAECGGLMYLCQELAYEGTVYPMAGLFPVRAEMGRKPQGHGYTKARVVLPNPYHPQGAEIPGHEFHYSQCHTLRGETPPLAFFMERGCGIQEGFDGFVFQNTLACYTHLHALSSPHWAPNFVSAALAYKTSLHG, encoded by the coding sequence GTGTCGCTGCACATGCCACGTCTGATCCTGGCCGGTTTGTCCGGGGGATCGGGCAAAACAATTCTGACTCTCGGCCTGTGCCGGCATTTCGCCCAGAACGGGTTTGTCGTGAAGCCCTTTAAAAAGGGTCCGGATTATATTGACGCCTCTTGGATGGCCTTGGCAGCCAATCGGAGTGCGTCGAATCTGGACCCTTTTCTTATGGACGCCAGCCTGATCCGATCGCTTTTTGCAGACGCCTCCCAAGGGGCGGATATGGCGGTGATCGAGGGCAACCGGGGGCTTTTTGACGGCAAAGATATTGAAGGATCCTGTTCCACGGCGGAATTGGCCAAGACCCTCCGTGCCCCAGTGATTCTGGTTGTGGACTGCACCAAAATGACCCGGACCACGGCAGCTCTGGTGCAGGGGTGCCATGATTTCGACCCAGAGGTGTTCCTTGCCGGAGTGGTCCTGAACAGGACTGCCGGACAACGCCACCGTCGCATTGCTCGCGAGAGCGTCGAGCGCTATACTGATGTCCCGGTGTTGGGAACGTTGCCCAAGCTGCGCGAGAATCCCATCCCTGAGCGGCACATGGGGTTGGTCTCTGACCAGGAATATGAGGCAGACGGGCCCTTGGAAGAACTTGGCCGGACAATTGCTGATTGGGTCGATGTCGAGCGCATCAGGGATATCGCCAGCTCAACGCCGGAGTTGCCGGTGGATACCGGCGTTTTGTGGCCCGAAGCGGTCACGCGGGAGACCGTGCGCATCGGCGTGGTCCGCGATGCAGCGCTGTGGTTTTATTACCAGGAAAATATCAAGGCCCTGGAGCATGCCGGTGCGGAAATTGTCCACATCAGTCTGCTTGATGATGCGGACTGGCCCGAGCTCCACGGTCTTTATCTCGGTGGCGGCTTCCCTGAAACGCTGGCCCCGCGCCTCAGCGCCCAGGAAGGGATCCGGCAGCGCGTTGGTGACCTGGCCCGGAGCGGGCTGCCCATCTACGCCGAATGCGGCGGTTTGATGTATTTGTGTCAGGAACTGGCGTACGAAGGCACAGTCTATCCCATGGCTGGGCTCTTCCCGGTCCGTGCCGAAATGGGGCGAAAACCCCAGGGGCATGGTTACACCAAGGCCCGGGTGGTTCTGCCCAACCCGTATCACCCCCAGGGCGCGGAAATCCCTGGTCACGAGTTCCACTATTCTCAATGCCATACCTTGCGCGGTGAGACCCCACCGCTGGCCTTCTTCATGGAACGGGGATGCGGAATCCAGGAAGGCTTCGACGGTTTCGTCTTTCAAAATACTCTGGCTTGCTATACCCATCTCCATGCCCTGAGTTCCCCCCATTGGGCCCCGAATTTCGTGTCCGCCGCCCTGGCCTATAAAACCTCCCTCCATGGTTGA